In a single window of the Tellurirhabdus bombi genome:
- the aspS gene encoding aspartate--tRNA ligase: MLRTHTCGELRMEHVGTQVALCGWVQRIRDKGGMIWIDLRDRYGITQLILEEGQTAPAILEQARILGREFVVKASGEVIERKSKNPNLPTGDIEIKLAGLDVLNPAKLPPFLIEDETDGGDDLRMKYRYLDLRRGSVRRNLELRHKVAQQTRIYMDGQEFIEVETPVLIKSTPEGARDFVVPSRMNPGEFYALPQSPQTFKQLLMVSGFDRYYQIVKCFRDEDLRADRQPEFTQIDCEMSFIEQEDILQMFEGLVKHLFKTVKNIDLGEVPRMTYAEAMSLYGSDKPDTRFGMKFVELKGLFDTVDLTSGKNFAVFDNAELVVGINAKGCAEYTRKQIDELTDWVKRPQIGAKGLIYFRHNADGTLKSSVDKFYSEEDLKQWSVRFGTEPGDLVLILSGEANKARKQLSELRLEMGSRLKLRDPNQYNVLWVLDFPLLEWGEEEGQPEQGRWFAMHHPFTSPKQEDIALLDTDPGAVRANAYDMVINGTEVGGGSIRIFQRDLQAKMFGVLGFSPEEAKAQFGFLLDAFEYGAPPHGGIAFGFDRLCSIFGGADSIRDFIAFPKNNSGRDVMIDSPSTIAQAQLNELKIAVK, translated from the coding sequence ATGCTACGAACTCATACCTGCGGTGAACTCCGCATGGAACACGTTGGCACACAAGTCGCTCTTTGCGGCTGGGTGCAACGGATCCGCGACAAAGGCGGCATGATCTGGATTGATTTGCGCGACCGTTATGGCATCACGCAGTTGATTCTGGAAGAAGGCCAAACCGCTCCTGCCATTCTCGAACAAGCCCGCATCCTGGGCCGGGAGTTCGTCGTGAAAGCAAGCGGCGAAGTCATAGAACGGAAGTCTAAAAACCCCAACCTGCCAACGGGCGATATCGAAATCAAACTGGCGGGACTGGACGTACTGAATCCGGCTAAATTACCCCCTTTCCTGATTGAAGATGAGACGGATGGCGGCGATGATTTACGCATGAAATACCGCTACCTGGATTTGCGTCGGGGTTCCGTACGCCGTAATCTGGAGTTGCGCCACAAAGTGGCCCAGCAAACGCGGATTTACATGGACGGCCAGGAATTTATTGAGGTAGAAACGCCTGTGCTGATCAAATCGACGCCGGAAGGAGCGCGGGATTTTGTTGTACCAAGCCGCATGAATCCGGGCGAGTTCTACGCCTTGCCGCAATCACCACAGACGTTCAAGCAGCTTTTGATGGTTTCGGGTTTCGACCGGTATTACCAGATTGTGAAGTGCTTCCGCGACGAAGATCTACGCGCCGACCGCCAACCTGAATTTACGCAGATCGACTGCGAGATGTCGTTTATTGAGCAGGAGGATATTCTGCAAATGTTCGAAGGCCTGGTGAAACACCTGTTCAAGACGGTAAAAAATATCGACCTGGGCGAAGTTCCCCGCATGACTTATGCCGAAGCCATGTCGCTGTACGGCTCCGATAAGCCCGATACGCGCTTTGGCATGAAGTTCGTTGAGCTGAAAGGACTTTTCGATACGGTTGACCTGACATCGGGGAAAAATTTCGCCGTATTTGACAACGCCGAATTAGTCGTTGGTATCAACGCGAAAGGCTGCGCCGAGTATACGCGGAAACAAATTGATGAACTGACGGATTGGGTAAAACGGCCGCAGATTGGCGCGAAAGGGCTGATTTATTTCCGGCATAATGCTGACGGCACGCTGAAATCCTCCGTCGATAAATTTTACAGCGAAGAAGACCTGAAACAGTGGTCTGTACGGTTCGGAACGGAACCGGGCGACCTGGTGCTGATTTTATCGGGTGAAGCCAACAAGGCCCGTAAGCAACTCAGCGAACTGCGCCTGGAGATGGGTTCTCGCCTGAAACTCCGTGATCCTAATCAGTACAATGTGCTTTGGGTGTTGGATTTCCCGCTTCTCGAATGGGGTGAGGAAGAAGGCCAGCCCGAGCAAGGCCGCTGGTTTGCGATGCACCACCCGTTTACATCGCCCAAGCAGGAAGATATTGCGCTGCTTGACACCGATCCCGGTGCCGTTCGGGCCAATGCGTACGACATGGTTATCAACGGAACCGAAGTGGGCGGTGGCTCGATTCGGATTTTCCAGCGCGACCTACAAGCGAAAATGTTCGGTGTATTGGGCTTTTCACCGGAAGAGGCGAAAGCGCAATTTGGCTTCTTGCTGGATGCGTTTGAGTACGGAGCGCCGCCACACGGTGGAATTGCGTTCGGTTTCGACCGCCTTTGCTCAATCTTTGGTGGTGCCGACTCCATCCGCGATTTCATTGCGTTCCCTAAAAATAATTCGGGCCGCGACGTGATGATCGATTCTCCATCGACCATTGCCCAAGCCCAACTGAATGAGCTAAAGATTGCCGTTAAATAG
- a CDS encoding glycosyltransferase family 4 protein, producing the protein MNIFIDTERLRDPHSGLGQFCQLLGQELVRQQPPGAGLTFLVPAGHTEAFGQGVSYQQAGWWRRLWKPNHFDVWHCTHQDSVYLPHSGQNDKSKLILTIHDLNFLERPDYDEARKAQRLAFLQQKISQAAALTTISEYTASVVRQQFTLPDVPLRVIYNGTPLITSTEPPESSLTAALAEGPFFLFVGAIHPKKNLHTLLPLLEAFPDWKLVLAGVDQHPYAAHLRDQASQLDLSERLEMPGAVSEATKQWLYQQCGALLFPSLSEGFGLPVVEAMHFGKPVFLSRLTSLPEIGGKDAYYFNSFEPEDMAETIYDGLSDFAANPFRAARLRQRAAQFSWEEAARAYWALYSEIGLPHT; encoded by the coding sequence ATGAACATCTTTATCGATACAGAACGCTTGCGCGACCCTCATAGTGGGCTTGGGCAATTCTGTCAACTGCTTGGGCAAGAACTTGTTCGGCAGCAGCCCCCCGGCGCTGGCCTGACCTTTCTCGTTCCAGCCGGGCACACAGAGGCTTTTGGTCAGGGCGTTTCCTATCAACAGGCGGGCTGGTGGCGTCGGCTATGGAAGCCCAACCACTTCGACGTGTGGCACTGTACTCACCAGGATTCGGTCTACCTTCCCCACAGTGGACAGAACGATAAGAGCAAGCTCATTCTGACGATTCATGACCTCAATTTTTTAGAGCGACCGGATTACGACGAAGCCAGGAAAGCACAAAGGCTGGCCTTTTTACAACAGAAAATTTCCCAAGCGGCTGCCCTTACCACTATTTCCGAGTATACGGCATCGGTAGTTCGCCAGCAATTTACGTTGCCCGATGTACCACTCAGGGTAATTTATAACGGAACGCCATTGATAACCAGCACCGAACCGCCTGAGTCGTCTCTGACAGCAGCCCTTGCGGAAGGGCCGTTCTTTCTGTTTGTGGGGGCGATTCATCCTAAAAAAAACCTCCATACCCTCTTGCCTTTACTGGAAGCATTCCCGGATTGGAAACTAGTTCTGGCCGGGGTAGATCAGCATCCGTATGCGGCTCACCTCCGCGACCAGGCTAGTCAATTAGATCTTTCGGAGCGGTTGGAAATGCCCGGTGCGGTGAGCGAGGCGACCAAACAATGGCTCTACCAGCAGTGCGGGGCCTTGCTGTTTCCTTCCTTGTCCGAGGGCTTTGGCCTCCCGGTTGTGGAAGCCATGCATTTTGGGAAACCGGTCTTTCTTTCCCGCTTGACCAGCCTGCCCGAAATTGGGGGCAAAGACGCTTATTATTTCAATTCGTTCGAACCCGAAGACATGGCCGAAACCATTTACGACGGTTTGAGCGACTTTGCGGCCAACCCTTTCCGGGCCGCCCGGCTTCGGCAACGCGCCGCCCAGTTCAGTTGGGAAGAAGCCGCCCGAGCTTATTGGGCGCTTTATTCAGAAATCGGCTTACCCCACACCTGA
- a CDS encoding Hsp20 family protein — protein MKAIENTLQGTGGQIDLLNTLYGGSSMTRMETEQEEDRLVITLSAPGVSAEAFNVLIDGTKLVLYTLLQQRLAEDNQALAVPMFLRVLDIPTFVETEQIEAVQEAGRIRIHLPFKSGENIRRRIEIQKWF, from the coding sequence ATGAAAGCTATTGAGAACACATTGCAGGGTACGGGAGGGCAGATCGATTTGCTGAACACGCTATATGGAGGCTCTAGCATGACCCGCATGGAAACGGAACAGGAAGAAGACCGATTGGTAATCACATTGTCGGCTCCAGGAGTGAGTGCGGAGGCGTTTAATGTCTTGATCGATGGGACTAAATTAGTATTATATACATTGCTGCAACAGCGGCTTGCTGAAGATAACCAGGCGCTAGCGGTGCCTATGTTTTTACGCGTTCTGGACATCCCAACGTTTGTGGAGACCGAACAAATAGAAGCTGTTCAGGAAGCTGGCCGGATTCGGATTCATTTACCGTTCAAAAGTGGAGAAAATATCCGCCGGCGGATCGAGATACAGAAGTGGTTTTAA
- a CDS encoding glycosyltransferase family 2 protein, whose translation MATHPVPAISAVLITFNAARLLAEVLSALHWCDEIVVVDSGSKDDTLEIAQKYGCRILHRSFDGFGPQKQYAVAQARNHWVLALDADEIVPDALKQEIIQQVALVEAGEASYQGFEIPRSLVFLGQLMRYGGEARSPILRLFDKRHGTYNTAPVHEKIVLEGSVRRLKNHLLHDSYGSLHDYFDKFNAYTSAAANELFERKKKKSTAKVILRFPLTFLKEYFLKQNFLNGYPGFVWALFSALYPVVKYAKLNELTDKEYNKKRA comes from the coding sequence ATGGCAACCCATCCTGTTCCTGCGATTAGCGCAGTTCTGATCACCTTTAATGCGGCCCGTTTGCTGGCCGAGGTGTTGAGCGCCCTGCATTGGTGCGATGAGATTGTTGTGGTGGATTCGGGGAGTAAAGACGACACGTTGGAAATTGCACAAAAATACGGCTGCCGTATTCTGCATCGGTCCTTCGATGGCTTCGGACCCCAGAAGCAATACGCCGTGGCCCAGGCACGCAACCACTGGGTACTTGCGCTGGATGCCGACGAAATTGTACCCGATGCTTTAAAGCAAGAAATTATTCAGCAGGTAGCGCTCGTGGAGGCAGGAGAGGCTTCCTACCAGGGCTTTGAAATTCCGCGTTCGCTGGTTTTTTTGGGTCAGCTCATGCGATACGGCGGCGAAGCCCGAAGCCCGATTTTAAGGCTTTTCGACAAGCGACATGGTACTTACAACACCGCCCCGGTTCACGAAAAAATTGTGCTGGAAGGCTCCGTTCGGCGACTGAAGAATCATTTGTTGCACGATAGCTACGGGAGTTTACACGACTATTTTGATAAATTCAACGCCTACACCAGCGCCGCCGCAAACGAACTTTTTGAGCGTAAGAAAAAGAAAAGTACAGCCAAAGTCATCCTGCGTTTTCCGCTAACTTTCCTGAAGGAATATTTCCTGAAACAGAATTTCCTGAACGGGTATCCCGGCTTTGTCTGGGCTTTGTTCTCCGCCTTGTATCCCGTCGTCAAATACGCTAAACTAAACGAATTAACAGACAAAGAGTACAATAAAAAAAGAGCTTGA
- a CDS encoding ribonucleoside-diphosphate reductase small subunit has translation MHQNDLNEPLLIEDPLRFVLFPIKHHDIWEMYKKHEASFWTAEEIDLSQDQKDWDGLTDGERHFVSHVLAFFAASDGIVNENLAVNFISQVQYAEAKCFYGFQIMMENIHSETYSLLIDTYIKNPVEKDRMLRAIDTIECVQKKADWALRWITNGSFVERLLAFAVVEGIFFSGSFCSIFWLKKRGLMPGLSFSNELISRDEGLHRDFACLLYTDHIQNKLPEQDVYDLIKDAVAIEQEFVTDALPVSLIGMNADLMNQYIEFVADHLLVSLGLQKVYNASNPFDFMDMISLQGKTNFFEKRVGEYQKAGVMAGVKEKESSKISFDADF, from the coding sequence ATGCATCAAAACGACCTGAACGAGCCGCTGCTGATTGAAGATCCGCTACGGTTTGTGCTATTCCCGATCAAGCACCACGATATCTGGGAGATGTACAAAAAACACGAGGCGTCGTTCTGGACTGCCGAAGAGATTGATTTGTCACAGGATCAAAAAGACTGGGATGGTCTCACGGATGGCGAGCGGCATTTTGTTTCGCACGTTCTGGCCTTTTTTGCGGCCTCTGATGGAATTGTGAACGAAAACCTGGCGGTGAATTTCATCTCGCAGGTTCAATACGCCGAGGCGAAGTGTTTTTATGGTTTCCAGATTATGATGGAAAACATTCACTCCGAAACCTATTCGCTGCTGATCGATACGTACATCAAAAATCCGGTGGAAAAAGATCGGATGCTGCGGGCTATTGATACCATCGAATGTGTTCAGAAAAAGGCTGACTGGGCCTTGCGCTGGATCACAAACGGTAGCTTTGTGGAGCGTCTGCTCGCTTTTGCCGTGGTGGAAGGTATTTTCTTCTCCGGTTCTTTCTGCTCAATATTCTGGCTGAAAAAGCGCGGTCTGATGCCTGGATTATCGTTTTCTAACGAGCTGATTTCGCGCGATGAAGGCCTGCACCGCGATTTTGCCTGTTTGTTGTATACGGACCACATCCAGAACAAACTGCCTGAGCAAGATGTCTATGACCTGATCAAAGATGCTGTTGCCATTGAGCAGGAGTTCGTGACGGATGCCTTGCCGGTATCGCTCATTGGAATGAACGCTGATCTGATGAACCAATACATTGAGTTTGTGGCCGATCACTTGCTGGTTTCGTTAGGCTTACAGAAAGTTTACAACGCAAGCAATCCGTTCGACTTCATGGACATGATTTCGCTACAGGGAAAAACCAACTTCTTCGAGAAGCGGGTTGGTGAATACCAGAAAGCGGGCGTAATGGCTGGCGTTAAGGAAAAAGAATCATCGAAAATTTCGTTCGACGCTGATTTCTAA
- a CDS encoding regulatory protein RecX: MIDRLKDALIKAASFCAYQERTQQEVRERLNDWDIYGDDAELVIVELIEQNYLNEERFAKTFAGSKFRVKSWGKHKIRQHLKQRGITGYNLDQAMNEIEPDTYQQRLADLLEKKKRSLTDSNPLVIKQKLARYAIGKGYEPDLVWKLIGEAER, from the coding sequence ATGATTGACCGACTTAAAGATGCTTTGATCAAGGCTGCTTCGTTTTGCGCCTACCAGGAGCGCACCCAACAGGAAGTGCGGGAACGCCTCAACGACTGGGATATTTACGGCGACGATGCAGAACTGGTTATTGTCGAACTGATTGAACAGAATTACCTGAATGAAGAGCGTTTTGCCAAGACTTTTGCGGGCAGTAAGTTCCGCGTCAAAAGCTGGGGAAAGCATAAAATCCGCCAGCACCTCAAACAACGGGGGATTACGGGTTACAACCTGGACCAGGCGATGAACGAAATTGAACCCGACACCTACCAGCAGCGCCTCGCCGACCTGCTCGAAAAAAAGAAACGTAGCCTTACTGACAGCAACCCGCTGGTTATAAAACAAAAACTGGCTCGTTATGCCATTGGAAAAGGCTACGAGCCAGATTTGGTCTGGAAATTAATAGGGGAAGCAGAACGCTGA
- a CDS encoding DUF1684 domain-containing protein — translation MLFPRLFFLLCMGLSTTSFGQTSYAKDIERHRADYKAEFLKDPKSPLKTKKAVAALRFFEPDSSYRVTATVQRTTQAEPFDMLTYDGKKQPYVSYAVLTFTLAGQPQKLTLYRSLRLAQLPQYRDYVFIPFKDQTNGSQTYGGGRYLDLRLGAIQDGKLIIDFNKAYNPYCAYDEGYSCPIPPQENHLKTPILAGEKAYGKK, via the coding sequence ATGCTTTTCCCGCGTCTGTTTTTTCTGCTTTGCATGGGGCTAAGCACTACCAGCTTCGGTCAAACGTCCTACGCGAAAGACATCGAACGCCATCGGGCCGACTACAAAGCCGAGTTTCTGAAAGACCCCAAAAGTCCGCTTAAAACCAAAAAGGCGGTGGCCGCCCTGCGTTTCTTTGAACCCGACTCGAGCTACCGCGTTACGGCCACCGTTCAGCGAACCACGCAAGCCGAACCTTTCGATATGCTCACCTACGACGGGAAAAAGCAACCGTATGTGAGCTACGCCGTGCTAACATTCACACTGGCTGGTCAGCCGCAAAAGCTAACCCTTTACCGCAGCCTACGCCTGGCTCAATTGCCGCAATACCGCGACTACGTGTTTATTCCGTTCAAGGACCAAACCAACGGAAGCCAGACTTACGGCGGTGGTCGCTATCTGGATTTACGGTTGGGGGCCATTCAGGATGGGAAACTGATCATCGATTTCAACAAGGCTTATAATCCGTACTGCGCCTACGACGAGGGCTACTCCTGCCCCATTCCGCCGCAGGAGAACCACCTGAAAACGCCCATTCTGGCGGGAGAGAAGGCCTACGGCAAAAAGTAG
- a CDS encoding LytR/AlgR family response regulator transcription factor has translation MLTAIAIDDEPQALDVVQLHAAKVSFLDLKARFTDAFEALPYLQKNQIDLIFLDIKMPDISGIEFVNCLQKVPMVIFTTAYSDYAVQGFELDAIDYLLKPFSLARFLKSCNKALEVKTLRSKEADKSILIKTGYEEELIPLNSILYIEADGNYLTFMLKDRKLVSRQTMSDILLVLPEVQFVRIHRSYIIALHKIDKIGRQEITVAGHKIPVGASYDEKIADIRTRLSKT, from the coding sequence ATGCTGACAGCCATTGCTATTGACGATGAACCGCAAGCGTTAGACGTGGTGCAGCTCCACGCGGCCAAAGTCTCCTTTCTCGACCTGAAAGCCCGCTTCACGGACGCGTTTGAAGCCCTGCCGTATTTGCAGAAAAACCAGATTGACCTTATTTTTCTGGACATCAAAATGCCCGATATTTCCGGCATCGAGTTTGTCAACTGCCTACAAAAAGTCCCGATGGTCATTTTCACCACGGCCTATTCAGATTACGCAGTTCAGGGCTTTGAGCTGGATGCCATCGATTATTTATTAAAGCCTTTTTCGTTGGCCCGCTTCTTAAAATCCTGCAACAAAGCCTTGGAAGTTAAAACCTTACGCAGTAAAGAAGCCGACAAATCCATTCTGATCAAAACGGGCTACGAAGAAGAACTCATTCCGCTAAATTCCATTTTATACATTGAGGCCGACGGCAATTACCTGACTTTTATGTTGAAGGACCGCAAATTGGTAAGTCGCCAGACGATGAGTGATATTCTGCTCGTTCTGCCTGAGGTTCAGTTTGTGCGCATCCACCGTTCCTACATCATTGCCTTGCATAAAATTGATAAAATAGGACGCCAGGAAATCACGGTGGCGGGGCATAAAATTCCAGTGGGGGCTTCGTATGACGAAAAAATAGCGGATATTCGAACCAGACTTTCCAAAACCTGA
- a CDS encoding sensor histidine kinase: protein MRNLVLIRRYELIFVVSIAVLYVVRRLFQSTWRLDDMVEMALYNRAGRPTWVILKALDSYNHFLNHNFPIIAGVFLCLVAWYVFHYIAFPKITELDPDPSSWLYVGLCLTLLLSSAGIYHYFIRYIDYKYGSYGEIIGLKMTSSYSKRNVVADAIGLGLFIFSYELLAQAFYYLRAKFETGLVGVIAYVPFLFPGILALVFAVAGPVHTSIWQPPFGDLLLFSSLAIQIYILQHFFRKAVLPHLSGPQNLFLIGRLGLYLALCLLGNLLVWGAFTHFSYRQNHLIFLFILITLFLPGIIAYLRARSSSEKKVLETRISSKSAELDSLRSQINPHFLFNALNSLYATALKEGSEQTADGIQKLGDMMRFMLQENNRDRIPLTKEIEYLQNYIQIQRMRLDESHGIEIRVNLQEPDASISIAPMMLTPFVENAFKHGISLRKPSWIFITLTMDRQTIYFKVHNSQHAKLANDPEVAQSGVGLENVRKRLELIYPNRHTLAIQQSEQDYFIALTLTY, encoded by the coding sequence ATGCGGAATTTAGTCCTGATCCGACGGTATGAACTGATTTTTGTAGTTAGTATAGCCGTGCTTTATGTCGTCCGACGGCTGTTTCAGTCTACCTGGCGACTGGATGATATGGTTGAAATGGCCTTGTACAATCGGGCCGGGCGTCCTACCTGGGTTATTCTGAAAGCCCTGGATTCGTACAATCATTTTCTCAATCACAACTTTCCCATTATTGCTGGTGTGTTTTTATGCCTGGTCGCCTGGTATGTTTTTCACTACATCGCCTTCCCAAAAATCACCGAGCTAGACCCCGACCCGAGTAGCTGGTTGTACGTCGGCTTGTGCCTGACGCTGCTGCTGAGCAGTGCGGGTATTTACCATTACTTCATTCGATATATTGATTACAAATATGGCTCTTACGGGGAAATTATTGGCCTGAAAATGACCTCTTCGTACAGCAAGCGAAACGTGGTAGCTGATGCTATCGGACTGGGGCTTTTTATCTTTTCCTACGAACTGTTGGCGCAGGCGTTCTATTACCTCCGCGCTAAATTTGAAACGGGTCTGGTAGGCGTCATCGCTTACGTTCCCTTTCTTTTTCCGGGCATTCTTGCTTTGGTTTTTGCTGTAGCGGGCCCTGTCCACACCTCGATCTGGCAGCCTCCTTTTGGCGACCTGCTTCTTTTTAGCTCACTCGCCATCCAGATCTATATTCTCCAGCATTTCTTTCGCAAAGCAGTGCTGCCCCATCTATCTGGCCCACAAAACTTGTTTCTTATCGGAAGGTTGGGTCTTTACCTGGCTCTTTGCCTTTTGGGAAACTTGCTGGTTTGGGGCGCTTTTACGCATTTCAGTTACCGCCAAAACCACCTCATCTTTCTTTTTATTCTGATAACCTTATTTTTACCAGGCATCATTGCTTACTTACGCGCCCGATCAAGCAGTGAAAAAAAGGTTCTGGAAACCCGGATTTCCAGTAAATCTGCCGAACTCGATAGCCTGCGCTCCCAGATCAATCCGCATTTTCTGTTTAACGCGCTCAACAGTTTATACGCCACCGCCCTCAAAGAAGGTAGCGAACAGACTGCCGACGGTATTCAGAAGTTAGGTGATATGATGCGGTTTATGTTGCAGGAAAATAACCGGGACCGCATCCCCCTGACCAAAGAAATTGAGTACTTACAGAACTACATTCAGATTCAGCGGATGCGGCTGGACGAGTCGCACGGCATTGAAATTCGGGTGAACCTTCAGGAGCCAGATGCATCTATCAGCATTGCGCCAATGATGCTCACGCCGTTCGTCGAAAATGCGTTTAAGCACGGAATCAGCCTTCGGAAACCGTCCTGGATCTTCATTACATTGACAATGGATCGCCAAACGATTTACTTTAAGGTGCATAATTCGCAACATGCCAAATTAGCCAACGACCCCGAAGTAGCCCAGTCGGGTGTTGGCTTGGAGAACGTCCGAAAGCGGCTGGAACTGATCTATCCCAACCGGCATACGCTGGCGATTCAACAGTCGGAGCAGGATTATTTCATCGCACTGACACTAACTTATTGA
- a CDS encoding DUF4142 domain-containing protein, whose product MKKIPLFLMLAFGCWTFQACNNTAKKEDSAEVAEDANEDKAGVDDDDSEFAITAASGGMMEVELGRMAQEKGQSQQVKDFGAMMVQDHSKANDELKALAAAKNITLPGTLSDKHQKHVDDLSKLSGAEFDKEYVKLMVNDHKEDIDEFEEAAKEDQDADLKAFAAKTLPTLKAHHAKIKAIQDAM is encoded by the coding sequence ATGAAAAAGATACCCCTTTTTTTGATGCTGGCATTCGGTTGCTGGACTTTCCAGGCCTGTAACAACACGGCCAAAAAAGAAGATAGTGCTGAAGTGGCCGAAGATGCCAATGAAGATAAAGCTGGCGTGGATGATGACGATTCCGAGTTTGCAATCACCGCTGCCAGTGGTGGCATGATGGAAGTAGAACTGGGCCGGATGGCGCAGGAAAAAGGGCAGAGCCAGCAGGTAAAAGATTTTGGTGCCATGATGGTGCAAGACCATTCGAAAGCCAATGACGAACTGAAAGCACTGGCCGCCGCCAAAAATATCACCCTGCCCGGTACGCTGAGCGACAAACACCAGAAGCACGTAGACGACCTGAGCAAACTGTCGGGAGCGGAATTTGACAAAGAATACGTCAAACTGATGGTGAACGACCATAAAGAAGACATCGATGAGTTCGAAGAAGCCGCCAAAGAAGATCAGGACGCCGATCTGAAAGCGTTCGCTGCTAAAACGCTACCGACCCTGAAGGCGCACCACGCTAAAATCAAGGCCATTCAGGATGCTATGTAA
- a CDS encoding aminotransferase class I/II-fold pyridoxal phosphate-dependent enzyme, whose translation MDISYILNELGEERSQYFDAVAPPVIQTSNFTFPNVEAMRQNLQREYDVPFYTRGNNPTVQILRKKLAALEGAEDALVLASGSAAISAAIVANVAQGDHVVCVAKPYSWTTRLLQNLLSRFGVTTTFVDGTDVRNFEAALQANTKIIYLESPNTFTFELQDLEAVAKLAKSKGILTMIDNSYSTPLYQQPIRLGIDISIHSASKYIGGHSDVIAGVICGTEEMMRKIFHSEYMTFGGIIAPMNAWLLLRGLRTLPIRLEQSSRSAAKVVEFLENHPAVAQVYYPFSTKHPQYDLARRQMSGCGGLMTISLKTDQIADVDQFANALRRFLLGVSWGGHESLVFPSSVGYSTSRPPGDPDRDFNFVRLYVGLEDPEVLIADLNQALAHIATS comes from the coding sequence ATGGATATTTCTTACATCCTCAACGAGTTAGGTGAGGAACGCAGTCAGTACTTTGATGCCGTTGCGCCGCCCGTTATCCAGACGAGCAATTTTACCTTCCCGAACGTGGAGGCCATGCGCCAGAATCTGCAACGTGAATACGATGTTCCGTTTTATACGCGGGGCAACAATCCAACTGTACAAATCCTGCGGAAAAAACTGGCCGCGCTCGAAGGAGCCGAAGATGCGCTGGTGCTGGCTAGCGGCAGCGCCGCTATTTCGGCGGCTATCGTTGCCAACGTGGCCCAGGGCGACCACGTCGTATGCGTCGCAAAACCTTATAGCTGGACCACCCGTTTGCTGCAAAATCTTCTGTCTCGTTTCGGGGTAACAACCACCTTTGTAGACGGCACCGACGTGCGCAATTTCGAAGCCGCGCTGCAAGCCAACACCAAAATCATCTACCTCGAGTCTCCCAATACGTTTACGTTTGAGTTGCAGGACCTAGAGGCCGTAGCGAAGCTGGCGAAGTCGAAAGGCATTTTGACCATGATCGATAATAGCTACAGCACGCCGCTTTACCAGCAACCCATCCGGCTAGGTATCGACATCAGCATCCATTCGGCCTCGAAATACATTGGCGGGCACAGTGATGTAATCGCGGGCGTCATTTGTGGTACGGAGGAAATGATGCGCAAAATTTTCCATTCCGAGTACATGACGTTTGGCGGCATTATTGCGCCCATGAACGCCTGGCTGCTGCTGCGCGGCTTACGGACCCTGCCGATTCGGTTGGAGCAAAGCAGTCGCTCGGCGGCCAAAGTGGTTGAGTTTTTGGAAAATCACCCGGCTGTGGCGCAGGTGTACTATCCTTTCTCGACCAAACATCCGCAATACGATTTAGCCCGTCGGCAAATGTCGGGCTGCGGTGGACTCATGACGATTTCGCTGAAAACCGACCAGATTGCCGATGTTGATCAGTTCGCCAACGCCTTACGTCGCTTTTTGCTGGGTGTTTCCTGGGGAGGCCACGAGTCGCTGGTGTTTCCGTCCAGCGTAGGCTATTCGACGAGCCGACCGCCGGGCGATCCGGATCGGGACTTTAATTTCGTTCGGCTGTACGTTGGCCTGGAAGACCCAGAGGTATTAATCGCCGATCTAAACCAGGCGTTGGCGCACATCGCAACTAGTTAA